In the genome of Paenibacillus pabuli, one region contains:
- a CDS encoding ABC transporter substrate-binding protein: protein MIHPCIQNTILKAVLITAMLVLPLSGCISSSGMNEEPDNHINTVNLIYYTLGNPDPDLKMVNDKINEVLAQKIGITITYIKVGWQEYNDRINTLISTGTPFDIAFTTDYSSYVQRGAWLRLDSYLSSFGKDMYDSIDPVLWQGVRMEDGGIYGVPTNKELAVRMQWMYPETLVKKYGIDITKYNTLESLDPLFQMLKEKEPSYQLMEMDKDSQNFFAMYGYEYVLDKPLPLMVRSLDTDAQVINIFETTEARQVLDTLRSYYVKGYINEDAALRESQNLKREELVFWKAAGGGPLSENSWSKDRGYKVVAYPVTPPLITTESVRGGIMAINAKSAHPVESVKFLNLLNTDPEIRNLFNYGIEGVHYTLDKNGQVLLKSSEGSGDDPVVPVGYEGVQYTQGNWFILKTIGGQYPDPLDKWDQYRAANAEYVKSKLLGFTPDLTSVSIQVNLIKMVWEKYYPSLMTGSVDVDRVLPKFNEELKQAGLDEVREEIQRQLDTWRVDHP from the coding sequence ATGATACATCCATGTATCCAGAACACGATCCTCAAGGCTGTCCTCATTACAGCGATGTTAGTGCTGCCTTTGTCCGGTTGTATCTCAAGTTCGGGCATGAACGAAGAACCTGACAATCATATCAACACGGTGAATCTGATTTATTATACACTCGGCAATCCTGACCCGGATCTGAAGATGGTCAATGATAAAATCAACGAAGTATTGGCCCAAAAAATCGGAATCACCATTACATACATAAAGGTTGGGTGGCAGGAGTACAATGACCGGATTAATACGCTAATTTCAACAGGAACCCCTTTTGACATTGCTTTTACGACGGATTATTCAAGCTACGTTCAGCGGGGAGCCTGGCTTAGACTGGACAGCTACTTATCCAGCTTCGGCAAGGATATGTACGACTCAATAGACCCCGTTTTATGGCAGGGTGTCCGCATGGAGGACGGCGGCATATACGGCGTGCCCACGAACAAGGAGCTTGCGGTTCGCATGCAGTGGATGTATCCTGAGACGCTTGTCAAAAAGTATGGCATCGACATTACAAAGTACAATACCCTGGAATCCCTGGATCCGCTGTTCCAAATGCTCAAGGAAAAGGAACCCTCCTATCAGTTGATGGAGATGGACAAGGACTCCCAGAACTTCTTTGCCATGTACGGTTACGAATATGTGCTGGACAAACCGCTACCGCTCATGGTGCGTTCTCTGGATACAGATGCGCAAGTGATCAATATTTTTGAGACTACGGAAGCAAGGCAGGTGCTGGATACACTCCGCAGTTATTACGTTAAGGGTTACATCAATGAAGATGCCGCTCTGCGGGAGAGCCAAAATCTCAAACGCGAAGAACTGGTTTTCTGGAAAGCTGCAGGAGGAGGACCACTTTCGGAAAATAGCTGGAGTAAAGATCGCGGCTACAAGGTTGTAGCTTATCCCGTAACCCCGCCACTGATCACAACGGAGTCAGTTCGCGGTGGAATCATGGCGATAAATGCAAAGTCAGCGCATCCCGTTGAAAGCGTAAAGTTCCTGAATCTGCTCAACACAGACCCGGAGATCCGCAATCTGTTTAATTACGGTATTGAAGGTGTGCATTATACGTTGGACAAGAACGGGCAGGTCCTGCTGAAATCTTCGGAAGGCAGCGGCGATGATCCAGTTGTACCAGTTGGCTATGAAGGTGTGCAGTACACGCAGGGAAACTGGTTCATTCTCAAAACGATCGGCGGACAATATCCCGATCCATTGGATAAATGGGATCAGTACCGTGCAGCAAACGCAGAATATGTCAAATCAAAGTTACTCGGATTCACGCCGGATTTAACCAGTGTTTCCATTCAAGTCAACCTTATAAAAATGGTTTGGGAAAAGTACTATCCGAGCCTGATGACCGGTAGTGTGGATGTAGACAGGGTACTGCCAAAATTCAACGAGGAGCTGAAGCAGGCGGGTCTGGACGAAGTGCGGGAGGAAATACAAAGGCAGCTCGACACTTGGCGTGTTGATCATCCATAA
- a CDS encoding response regulator transcription factor, producing the protein MYKLLIVDDEPLILEGIKRTLDWEMLGFRQIETSETYDDALTKAVEFWPDLAIFDVCIGKERGYNAIHKLNELGLPTTYIMMSGYGEFEYALEAIHCGVKDYLLKPVERAKLQTLIERVVVENLNGTLEGRNLNCRDIDPVLEVRYDSLSKLTNRILLMVKAEYDQNINLKVLASRFRMNGTYLGQLFLKETKMKFSEYLMVYRMLCAKDRITATNEKISTIALSVGYANLNYFYTHFQAYFSKSPSDLRRKE; encoded by the coding sequence ATGTACAAACTTCTAATCGTTGATGACGAGCCACTAATCCTGGAAGGAATCAAGCGAACGCTGGATTGGGAAATGCTCGGCTTTAGACAGATCGAAACCAGCGAAACCTATGATGATGCGCTAACAAAGGCTGTGGAGTTTTGGCCGGACCTCGCAATCTTTGACGTTTGCATCGGTAAGGAGCGAGGCTATAACGCCATTCACAAGCTTAATGAGCTAGGGCTCCCGACTACCTATATTATGATGAGCGGTTATGGTGAGTTCGAGTACGCCCTGGAGGCTATTCATTGTGGGGTTAAGGATTATCTGCTCAAGCCCGTTGAGCGAGCAAAACTGCAAACTCTGATTGAAAGGGTTGTTGTCGAAAATTTGAACGGTACGCTGGAAGGAAGAAATCTGAACTGCCGTGACATAGACCCCGTATTGGAAGTACGCTACGACAGTTTATCCAAGCTAACCAACCGCATTTTGCTGATGGTTAAGGCTGAATATGACCAAAATATCAATCTCAAAGTGTTGGCCAGCCGTTTTCGGATGAATGGAACCTATCTTGGACAGTTGTTTCTTAAAGAAACCAAAATGAAATTTTCGGAGTACCTTATGGTTTACCGGATGTTATGTGCGAAAGATCGGATTACAGCTACGAACGAGAAAATTTCGACAATTGCCCTCTCCGTCGGGTATGCCAATCTGAACTATTTTTATACGCATTTCCAAGCCTACTTCAGCAAATCGCCTTCCGATCTGCGGAGAAAGGAGTAG
- a CDS encoding sensor histidine kinase — protein MFSFFQIKIYRRKFIAYTIFTLFMGLILGVFTSLFLLQQWLENAQNQATDDFSRVENRLQNDAERIEAYLQRVYSNNGLVADVRFFLANSAEGYLTSRLQNSRYDQPLASFPEDVKAFLGSGQEDIIQVSLHTEERGNVVRFARNGAMSFLFNLPNTNELFRETIQRGFVIRKQLLDENQISRQLGEFRFLVSSEVLFKGVQNNQWIENGVVSTAGDVYLMDTEGSADQELFREVATNKRNKGFIQLDKLDHVFYVSHSSNAYNYQFISIVDISVLIRQKAGMLLIVFLIFLTAMISFLLLIGYNLREDAGFLQRIIYSIQRVKSANFTPISPTRYRKNEYGVIARELDDMTLQLNQHIRTEYMLKLKQKETEMKALQNQINPHFLYNTLEIIRSFALAGRAVDTAEAVATLGSLYREIVKNEDIVLLGSELALLEKYLKIMEFKYPDKFYYQINVDQGLLALPTVKFWMQPLAENFFVHGFHSDHEFNLLVVNGFENAHSYVLEIVDNGNSISEDRLADIRRKLSFVGDSASESIGLRNVYTRLHFFYGKAFTMQIENNVEAGVKVTLTIAKEA, from the coding sequence ATGTTTTCCTTCTTTCAAATCAAAATATACCGTCGCAAATTTATTGCTTACACGATTTTCACATTATTCATGGGTCTGATTTTAGGCGTATTTACATCCCTTTTTTTACTGCAGCAATGGTTGGAGAATGCTCAGAATCAAGCCACAGATGACTTTTCCAGGGTTGAAAACAGGCTTCAAAACGACGCCGAGCGAATTGAAGCATATTTGCAGCGAGTCTACTCTAATAACGGTCTCGTGGCAGACGTTCGCTTTTTCCTCGCCAACAGCGCCGAAGGCTATTTAACGAGTAGACTTCAGAACAGCCGCTATGATCAGCCTCTCGCTTCGTTTCCGGAAGACGTGAAAGCTTTTCTTGGCAGCGGGCAGGAAGATATCATCCAGGTGAGTCTGCATACGGAGGAACGAGGTAACGTAGTTCGTTTTGCCAGGAACGGAGCCATGAGCTTTTTATTTAACCTGCCTAACACGAATGAATTATTTCGTGAAACAATCCAAAGAGGATTCGTCATTCGCAAGCAGCTATTGGACGAAAATCAAATCTCACGCCAGCTTGGTGAATTTCGTTTTCTCGTCAGCAGCGAAGTATTATTCAAAGGCGTGCAAAACAATCAGTGGATTGAAAACGGAGTCGTCAGTACGGCTGGGGATGTCTATCTCATGGACACGGAAGGCAGCGCCGACCAGGAATTATTCAGAGAGGTTGCGACAAACAAACGTAACAAGGGATTTATACAGCTGGACAAGCTGGACCACGTGTTTTATGTGAGCCATTCCTCCAATGCTTACAACTACCAATTCATCAGTATTGTAGACATTTCAGTCCTCATTCGGCAAAAAGCCGGCATGCTGCTAATCGTGTTTTTGATCTTCTTGACAGCCATGATCAGTTTTCTTCTGTTAATCGGATACAATCTCCGTGAAGACGCAGGTTTTCTGCAACGAATTATCTACTCCATCCAACGTGTAAAATCCGCCAATTTTACGCCAATCAGTCCGACCCGCTATCGGAAGAATGAGTACGGAGTGATCGCGAGGGAACTCGACGATATGACGCTTCAGCTTAACCAACATATTCGAACCGAATATATGCTAAAACTGAAACAGAAGGAAACAGAAATGAAAGCGCTTCAAAATCAAATTAACCCTCATTTTTTATACAATACACTTGAAATTATCCGATCGTTTGCGCTGGCAGGCCGTGCGGTTGATACTGCTGAAGCGGTAGCTACTCTGGGCTCGTTATATCGTGAAATTGTGAAGAACGAAGATATTGTTCTGTTGGGCAGTGAGCTGGCTTTGCTTGAAAAATACTTGAAGATCATGGAATTTAAATATCCGGACAAATTCTATTATCAAATCAATGTGGACCAGGGACTGCTGGCTTTACCTACCGTTAAATTCTGGATGCAGCCGCTCGCCGAGAATTTTTTCGTTCATGGGTTCCATTCGGACCACGAATTTAATCTGCTTGTTGTGAATGGCTTTGAAAATGCCCACTCATACGTATTGGAGATTGTAGACAATGGAAACTCGATCTCGGAAGATCGATTGGCTGATATCCGCCGCAAGCTGTCTTTTGTCGGAGACTCGGCATCGGAGAGCATTGGCCTGCGCAACGTGTATACACGACTTCATTTTTTCTATGGAAAAGCCTTTACCATGCAAATTGAAAATAATGTGGAAGCGGGTGTCAAAGTTACCTTAACCATAGCGAAGGAGGCGTAA
- a CDS encoding ABC transporter substrate-binding protein, which produces MRKRFKAWLNAPLFIGAIMMAIFGLAGCSGSDSNNAANNTPTENSGSNVGEGSGEVPTLVWWTIGGQVPANFDKAMEKINEYTAEKIGVKIDLRVASWGDWDTKINTIVNSGEAFDIMFTNNGKYSQQVNMGAFTDLTDLVPNTVPDLHSYIPEMVWDGTKIGGKIYAVPTYKDSSLTQYWVFDDALVQKYNIDLGSIKTLQDLDKPFRDIKAGEGKGFYPLSLTQGEGISGFFNDYDDMTLGFQPIGVKTDDSSRKVVSVLEQPDIQAKLKLMHQWYKDGIINPDAPTKIEADPYRPFFSAQAFPGAEVNWQISAGIEKYDMVQILGPIYTTSTIQGSMNAISANSKYKEEALKYLELVNTDSKLRNMLAYGEEGVDFDYVNDKTVERKTDSWPLAAYTQGTFFNMAVTKGAPEDQWDQVRKLNEAATSSSILGFALDISELGTEVANVKAVWNKYSYELITGASDPEKRIPQIIEELKKAGMDKIMEAAQEQINAYFKS; this is translated from the coding sequence ATGAGAAAAAGGTTTAAAGCATGGTTGAATGCTCCGCTTTTCATTGGAGCGATAATGATGGCTATCTTTGGTTTAGCAGGCTGTTCCGGCTCAGACAGCAATAACGCAGCAAACAACACGCCAACGGAAAACTCAGGATCGAATGTAGGCGAAGGTTCCGGCGAAGTACCAACGCTGGTGTGGTGGACGATCGGCGGACAAGTGCCAGCCAATTTTGATAAGGCAATGGAGAAGATAAACGAGTATACGGCCGAGAAGATAGGCGTGAAAATCGATCTACGCGTTGCCAGTTGGGGCGATTGGGACACCAAGATTAATACAATTGTTAACTCCGGCGAAGCTTTCGACATCATGTTTACGAATAACGGAAAATACAGTCAGCAGGTCAACATGGGCGCATTTACAGATCTTACTGATCTTGTGCCAAACACGGTGCCGGACCTGCACAGTTATATCCCTGAAATGGTATGGGACGGTACAAAGATCGGAGGCAAGATATACGCCGTTCCAACATACAAGGATTCCTCTTTAACCCAGTACTGGGTGTTCGACGATGCGCTCGTTCAAAAATACAACATTGACCTCGGCAGCATCAAGACACTGCAGGATCTGGACAAGCCATTCCGCGACATTAAGGCCGGTGAAGGCAAGGGATTCTACCCGCTTTCCTTGACACAGGGCGAAGGCATTAGCGGTTTCTTTAACGACTATGACGACATGACTCTCGGCTTTCAGCCGATCGGGGTGAAGACTGACGATAGTTCCCGCAAAGTCGTTTCCGTTCTGGAACAACCGGATATACAGGCGAAGCTGAAGCTTATGCATCAATGGTACAAGGACGGCATCATCAATCCGGATGCACCGACCAAGATCGAAGCCGACCCTTATCGACCATTCTTCAGCGCGCAGGCGTTCCCTGGTGCGGAAGTGAACTGGCAAATCTCCGCAGGCATAGAGAAATACGACATGGTTCAAATTCTGGGTCCGATCTATACAACCAGCACAATCCAGGGATCCATGAATGCAATCTCCGCCAACTCAAAGTACAAGGAAGAAGCGCTTAAATATCTGGAACTGGTAAACACCGATTCCAAGCTGCGCAATATGCTTGCCTATGGCGAAGAAGGCGTTGATTTCGATTATGTAAACGACAAAACAGTTGAACGGAAAACGGATTCATGGCCGCTGGCGGCTTATACACAAGGCACATTCTTCAACATGGCTGTTACGAAGGGCGCACCCGAGGATCAGTGGGATCAGGTTCGCAAGCTGAATGAAGCAGCCACCTCATCTTCGATCCTTGGCTTTGCACTGGATATTAGCGAACTGGGCACAGAAGTAGCCAATGTGAAGGCTGTATGGAACAAATACAGTTATGAGCTGATCACTGGGGCGTCCGATCCGGAGAAACGGATACCACAGATCATAGAAGAGTTGAAGAAAGCTGGCATGGATAAGATCATGGAGGCCGCTCAAGAACAGATTAATGCATATTTCAAATCGTAA
- a CDS encoding carbohydrate ABC transporter permease, whose translation MSTQTSYDSGLDKFNRVGKGTNILFHLIFIVLALLCVVPIIVVLSISLSSEASIRETGYQLLPSAFSAEAYNYIVKQGSMIVRALGVSVFVTVVGTLIGVLLTTTMGYALSRPQFKLKGLLTWVVFIPMVFNGGLVSSYYINSTMLGLSNTIWALILPLAVSSFNVIICKTFFKTTIPDGLIESAEIDGAGQFRIFFTIVLPISLPVLATIGLFLCFSYWNDWFQSMLYIDDQALYSLQALLNSLMSNVDALAKNASTMGISYAELVATMPKESARMAVAIIIVLPVALAYPFFQKYFISGLTVGAVKG comes from the coding sequence ATGTCAACACAAACAAGCTATGATTCCGGTCTTGATAAGTTTAATCGGGTCGGCAAAGGCACGAACATTTTATTCCACCTGATCTTTATTGTTTTAGCCTTGTTATGTGTAGTTCCTATCATCGTGGTGCTGTCCATTTCATTGTCTAGTGAGGCTTCCATTCGAGAGACTGGCTACCAACTCCTGCCGTCGGCATTTTCGGCTGAAGCCTACAACTATATCGTCAAGCAGGGCTCGATGATAGTACGTGCACTCGGTGTTTCCGTATTCGTTACGGTAGTAGGCACGTTGATTGGCGTACTGCTAACCACTACGATGGGCTACGCACTCTCCCGCCCCCAATTTAAACTGAAAGGGCTGTTGACATGGGTTGTGTTCATCCCAATGGTTTTCAACGGCGGTCTTGTCTCCAGCTATTACATCAATTCAACGATGTTAGGATTAAGTAATACCATCTGGGCGTTGATTCTGCCCTTGGCCGTTTCCTCCTTTAATGTCATCATCTGCAAAACGTTTTTCAAGACAACCATTCCGGACGGGCTGATCGAATCGGCCGAAATCGACGGAGCAGGTCAATTTCGTATCTTCTTCACGATTGTACTCCCGATCTCATTGCCTGTTCTAGCGACGATTGGCCTTTTCCTCTGCTTCTCGTACTGGAATGACTGGTTTCAATCGATGCTGTATATTGACGACCAGGCCTTGTATTCACTGCAAGCACTACTGAACAGCCTGATGAGCAACGTTGACGCGCTGGCTAAAAACGCCTCGACGATGGGCATCAGCTACGCGGAACTTGTCGCCACCATGCCCAAAGAATCGGCCCGTATGGCTGTTGCGATCATTATTGTACTGCCCGTTGCACTGGCATACCCCTTCTTCCAGAAATACTTTATCTCCGGTCTGACGGTGGGTGCAGTTAAGGGATAA
- a CDS encoding ABC transporter permease, producing the protein MGAKVTRKRVRTRWRKHDTELTLLALPTTIWYILFSFLPMFGVIIAFKDFKIHGNFLSNVINSDWIGFKNFEFLFSSNDVWIVIRNTIGYNMIFIILGIVVPVSLALMVGQLHSRKAAKVYQTMMFLPYFLSWVVVSAVLWAFLSYDKGIANQVLTHFSQDPKNWYMEPSYWPYFLVFMNMWKGLGYGMVVYLATITSMDSTYYEAAVIDGASKWQQTWYITLPLMKFVIVLMFILSVGGIFSTDFGLFFQVPRDSNSLYNVTTTVDVLVYKQLKTATVGMASASAFMQSVLGCGMILLANWIVRKVDPESALI; encoded by the coding sequence ATGGGAGCAAAAGTCACCCGCAAAAGAGTACGAACCCGCTGGCGCAAGCATGATACCGAGCTTACGCTGCTCGCACTTCCGACCACAATCTGGTACATTCTGTTCAGCTTCTTGCCGATGTTTGGTGTCATTATCGCTTTCAAGGATTTCAAGATTCACGGAAACTTTCTCAGCAATGTGATAAATAGCGATTGGATCGGCTTCAAAAACTTTGAATTCCTGTTCAGTTCAAACGACGTCTGGATCGTAATTCGCAACACAATCGGTTACAACATGATCTTTATTATTCTGGGTATCGTCGTGCCTGTGTCGCTTGCATTAATGGTCGGACAGCTGCATAGCCGCAAGGCAGCCAAGGTTTATCAGACGATGATGTTCCTGCCGTATTTTCTATCTTGGGTTGTCGTTTCTGCGGTGCTTTGGGCCTTCCTGAGCTATGACAAGGGGATTGCCAACCAAGTTTTGACCCATTTCAGCCAGGACCCAAAAAATTGGTATATGGAACCGTCGTATTGGCCTTATTTCTTGGTATTTATGAATATGTGGAAGGGTCTCGGCTACGGGATGGTTGTCTATTTGGCGACCATTACAAGTATGGATTCGACCTATTACGAAGCGGCCGTCATCGATGGCGCCAGTAAGTGGCAGCAGACATGGTATATTACGCTGCCCTTGATGAAATTTGTTATCGTGTTGATGTTTATCTTGTCGGTTGGAGGCATCTTCTCCACGGATTTTGGCTTGTTCTTTCAGGTGCCGCGAGATTCCAATTCTCTCTATAATGTGACCACGACGGTCGATGTGCTCGTATACAAACAACTCAAAACCGCTACGGTGGGTATGGCATCCGCTTCTGCTTTCATGCAATCTGTGCTGGGCTGCGGAATGATCCTATTGGCGAACTGGATTGTTCGTAAAGTTGATCCAGAAAGCGCGCTGATCTAG
- a CDS encoding VOC family protein: MPQEIWINLPVKDVEKSTAFFNEIGFAAVSVGNERAKLSIGQTAILLFPESAFEKFTGSKTADTSHSAEVIFSIGAESREEIDAFIQKVEFAGGNIFGKPSESDGWMYGAGFADLDGHRWNLLYMDESKMPKK, translated from the coding sequence ATGCCACAAGAAATCTGGATTAACCTGCCTGTCAAAGATGTTGAGAAATCAACTGCCTTTTTCAATGAGATTGGATTCGCTGCGGTAAGCGTTGGAAACGAGAGAGCCAAGCTTTCCATAGGTCAAACAGCGATTCTGTTGTTCCCGGAGTCGGCGTTTGAGAAATTTACAGGTTCAAAAACAGCAGATACTTCCCATAGTGCAGAAGTGATATTTTCCATTGGCGCTGAAAGCAGAGAAGAAATAGATGCCTTTATTCAAAAAGTGGAGTTTGCCGGAGGAAACATTTTTGGCAAACCGAGTGAAAGCGACGGATGGATGTACGGTGCAGGATTTGCCGACCTGGACGGACACCGCTGGAACCTGCTATACATGGATGAGAGTAAAATGCCGAAAAAATAA
- a CDS encoding SDR family NAD(P)-dependent oxidoreductase has protein sequence MKLNEKVAIVTGGASGIGEATVRLFAKEGAKVVIADFSDQGKELAAELNGEGHDTLFVKTDVTKEEDIKHMIHETIEKYGKLDIMYANAGVADDETADLLSYDKWKRTIDINLSGVFLSDKYAIDQFLKQGNGGVIVNAGSIHSFVALPKTTAYASAKGGVKLLTQNLCTAYASKGIRVNAVCPGYIETPLLKNVDAKSKEYLTSLHPQGRLGRPEEVAKAVLFLASDDASFVNGTTLLVDGGYTAH, from the coding sequence ATGAAATTAAATGAAAAAGTAGCTATTGTTACAGGTGGTGCCAGTGGAATTGGTGAAGCTACCGTTCGTCTTTTTGCAAAAGAAGGAGCAAAAGTCGTTATTGCTGACTTTTCTGATCAAGGTAAAGAACTCGCTGCCGAACTCAATGGGGAAGGTCATGATACGTTATTTGTCAAAACAGATGTGACCAAAGAAGAAGATATTAAGCACATGATTCATGAAACCATTGAGAAATACGGTAAGCTGGATATTATGTATGCCAATGCAGGCGTTGCTGATGATGAAACCGCTGATCTATTGTCATATGATAAATGGAAACGAACCATTGATATTAACTTGTCAGGTGTATTTCTTTCCGACAAATATGCAATTGATCAATTCCTTAAGCAAGGAAATGGCGGAGTTATTGTGAATGCTGGTTCAATACACAGCTTTGTTGCGCTGCCTAAAACAACAGCTTATGCTTCGGCAAAAGGAGGCGTTAAGCTGTTAACTCAAAATTTATGTACTGCTTATGCAAGTAAAGGCATCCGTGTCAACGCGGTATGTCCTGGATACATTGAAACACCTCTATTGAAGAACGTAGATGCAAAAAGCAAAGAATATTTAACTTCACTACATCCTCAGGGCAGACTTGGACGGCCCGAAGAAGTAGCAAAAGCTGTGTTGTTCTTAGCCAGCGATGATGCTAGTTTCGTAAATGGTACGACCTTGCTCGTTGATGGAGGATATACCGCACATTAA